A genomic region of Pseudomonas sp. MPC6 contains the following coding sequences:
- a CDS encoding efflux RND transporter permease subunit has translation MGFNLSAWALRNRQIVLFLMLLLAVVGALSYTKLGQSEDPPFTFKAMVIRTLWPGATAQEVSRQVTERIEKKLMETGEYERIVSFSRPGESQVTFIARDSMHSVDIPQLWYQVRKKTSDIRHTLPPGVQGPFFNDEFGTTFGNIYALTGEGFDYAVLKDYADRIQIQLQRVKDVGKVDLLGLQDEKIWIELSNVKLATLGLPLAAVQQALEEQNAVSTAGFFETSSERLQLRVSGNFQSVDEIKNFPIRVGDRTFRIADVANVRRGFNDPPAPRMRFMAEDAIGLAVAMKEGGDILVLGKALEVEFARIQKNLPAGMQLRKVSDQPAAVKTGVGEFVQVLVEALAIVLLVSFFSLGVRTGMVVALAIPLVLAMTFACMYYLGIGLHKISLGALVLALGLLVDDAIIAVEMMAIKMEQGFDRIKAASYAWTSTAFPMLTGTLITAAGFLPIATAQSGTGEYTRSIFQVVTIALLASWIAAVVFVPYLGEKLLPDLAKIHAAKHGTAGGQTDPYGTPFYQRVRRLVEWCVRWRKTVILLTVVLFIGSIVLFRFVPQQFFPASGRLELMVDLKLAEGASLSNTADEVKRLEALLKDHVGIDNYVAYVGTGSPRFYLPLDQQLPAASFAQFVVLAKTIEDREPLRTWLIDTLNEQFPALRSRVTRLENGPPVGYPVQFRVTGEHIEEVRALARKVAAKVRENPHVVNVHLDWEEPSKVVYLNVDQDRARALGVSTANLSRFLQSSLTGSSVSQYREDNELIEILLRGTVHERTELSLLPSLAVPTDNGRSVALSQIATLEYGFEEGIIWHRNRLPNVTVRADIYGKEQPATLVQQIMPTLDPIRAELPDGYLLDVGGTVEDSARGQNSVKAGVPLFIVVVLTLLMLQLRSFSRTVMVFLTAPLGLIGVTLFLMVFRQPFGFVAMLGTIALSGMIMRNSVILVDQIEQDIAAGLKPWQAIIEATVRRFRPIVLTALAAVLAMIPLSRSVFFGPMAVAIMGGLIVATALTLLFLPALYAAWFRIKNESV, from the coding sequence ATGGGTTTCAATCTGTCCGCATGGGCGCTGCGTAATCGCCAGATCGTGCTGTTCCTGATGCTGTTGCTGGCGGTCGTGGGAGCACTGTCCTACACCAAGCTCGGCCAAAGCGAAGACCCGCCGTTCACCTTCAAGGCCATGGTGATCCGTACTCTCTGGCCAGGGGCGACGGCGCAGGAAGTGTCGCGCCAGGTCACCGAACGCATCGAAAAGAAGCTGATGGAAACCGGCGAGTACGAGCGCATCGTGTCGTTCTCGCGCCCCGGCGAATCCCAGGTGACGTTCATTGCCCGGGACTCCATGCATTCGGTGGACATTCCCCAGCTCTGGTACCAGGTCCGCAAGAAGACCAGCGATATTCGCCACACCCTGCCACCGGGGGTTCAGGGGCCGTTCTTCAACGACGAGTTCGGCACGACATTCGGCAATATCTACGCCCTGACCGGTGAGGGCTTCGACTACGCGGTGCTCAAGGATTACGCCGACCGCATCCAGATCCAGCTGCAACGGGTCAAGGACGTGGGCAAGGTCGATCTGCTCGGGCTGCAGGACGAGAAGATCTGGATCGAACTCTCCAACGTCAAGCTCGCCACCCTCGGCCTGCCCCTGGCGGCAGTGCAGCAAGCGCTCGAGGAGCAGAACGCGGTGTCCACCGCCGGCTTCTTCGAAACTTCCAGCGAGCGCTTGCAGCTACGGGTTTCGGGGAATTTCCAGAGCGTCGACGAGATCAAGAACTTCCCGATCCGCGTAGGCGATCGCACGTTCCGCATAGCCGATGTCGCGAACGTGCGCCGTGGTTTCAACGATCCTCCCGCGCCGCGCATGCGCTTCATGGCCGAAGATGCCATCGGTCTGGCCGTGGCCATGAAGGAGGGGGGCGACATTCTGGTGCTGGGCAAGGCGCTGGAAGTCGAGTTCGCCAGGATCCAGAAAAACCTTCCGGCCGGCATGCAACTGCGCAAGGTTTCCGACCAGCCGGCGGCGGTGAAAACCGGGGTCGGCGAGTTCGTTCAAGTGCTGGTGGAAGCCCTGGCCATCGTGCTGTTGGTGAGCTTCTTCTCCCTCGGCGTGCGCACCGGCATGGTGGTTGCCCTGGCGATCCCGCTGGTATTGGCGATGACGTTCGCCTGCATGTATTACCTCGGCATCGGCCTGCACAAGATCTCCCTCGGCGCACTGGTGCTGGCCCTGGGCTTGCTGGTGGACGACGCGATCATCGCCGTGGAAATGATGGCGATCAAAATGGAGCAGGGCTTCGACCGGATCAAGGCCGCCAGCTATGCCTGGACCAGTACCGCGTTCCCGATGCTCACTGGCACGCTGATCACCGCGGCCGGCTTCCTGCCGATTGCCACTGCGCAATCGGGTACCGGCGAATACACCCGCTCGATTTTCCAGGTGGTGACCATTGCGTTGCTGGCTTCGTGGATTGCCGCTGTGGTGTTCGTGCCCTACCTGGGGGAAAAACTCCTGCCGGACCTGGCGAAAATTCATGCGGCCAAGCACGGGACCGCCGGCGGCCAGACCGACCCCTACGGTACGCCGTTCTATCAACGGGTCCGGCGCCTGGTGGAGTGGTGTGTGCGCTGGCGCAAGACGGTGATCCTGCTGACCGTGGTGTTGTTCATCGGCTCCATCGTGCTGTTCCGCTTTGTTCCACAGCAGTTTTTCCCGGCGTCCGGGCGTCTTGAGTTGATGGTCGACCTGAAACTGGCCGAAGGCGCTTCCCTGAGCAACACCGCCGACGAGGTCAAGCGTCTTGAAGCGTTGCTGAAGGATCACGTCGGTATCGACAATTACGTGGCCTACGTCGGCACCGGTTCGCCGCGCTTTTACCTGCCGCTGGATCAGCAACTGCCGGCGGCGAGCTTCGCCCAGTTTGTCGTCCTGGCCAAGACCATCGAGGACCGTGAGCCCCTGCGAACCTGGCTGATCGACACCCTCAACGAACAATTCCCGGCCCTGCGCTCGCGGGTCACGCGTCTGGAGAACGGCCCGCCGGTCGGCTATCCGGTGCAGTTCCGGGTCACCGGCGAGCACATCGAGGAAGTCCGTGCGCTGGCGCGCAAAGTCGCGGCCAAGGTTCGCGAGAACCCGCACGTGGTCAACGTCCACCTCGATTGGGAAGAGCCGAGCAAAGTCGTGTACCTGAACGTCGATCAGGACCGCGCCCGGGCGCTTGGCGTGAGCACGGCGAACCTGTCGAGGTTCCTGCAAAGCTCCCTGACCGGTTCCAGCGTCAGCCAGTACCGTGAAGACAACGAGTTGATCGAGATCCTGCTGCGCGGCACCGTGCACGAACGCACCGAGCTGTCGTTGCTGCCCAGCCTGGCGGTGCCGACCGACAACGGTCGCAGCGTGGCGCTGTCGCAGATCGCGACCCTGGAATACGGCTTTGAAGAAGGCATCATCTGGCACCGCAACCGCTTGCCCAACGTGACAGTCCGCGCCGACATCTATGGCAAGGAGCAGCCGGCGACCCTGGTGCAACAGATCATGCCGACCCTCGATCCGATTCGCGCCGAATTGCCGGACGGCTATCTGCTGGACGTCGGTGGCACCGTGGAAGATTCGGCCCGGGGACAGAATTCGGTGAAGGCCGGGGTGCCGTTGTTCATTGTGGTGGTGCTGACCTTGCTGATGCTGCAATTGCGCAGTTTCTCGCGCACGGTGATGGTGTTTCTCACTGCGCCATTGGGGTTGATCGGGGTGACTTTGTTCCTGATGGTGTTTCGTCAGCCGTTTGGTTTTGTGGCCATGCTCGGGACTATCGCCTTGTCCGGGATGATCATGCGTAACTCGGTGATTCTGGTGGATCAGATCGAGCAGGATATCGCGGCCGGGCTCAAGCCTTGGCAGGCGATTATCGAAGCTACGGTGCGTCGGTTCCGGCCGATCGTGTTGACGGCGCTCGCGGCGGTGCTGGCGATGATTCCGCTGTCGCGCAGCGTGTTTTTCGGGCCGATGGCGGTGGCGATCATGGGGGGGTTGATTGTGGCCACTGCGTTGACGTTGCTGTTTCTTCCTGCGCTCTACGCCGCCTGGTTCCGAATCAAGAACGAGTCGGTATGA
- a CDS encoding DUF6124 family protein — protein MIKHSPNPPDPETEKLARPAHRPNPIFTIRLNVNSETLLVHACETLASANVMATELSSSLTGPTCNLVLGIQQMIVLAELSVNRVLDHLDPQQ, from the coding sequence ATGATCAAACACAGCCCAAATCCCCCCGATCCAGAAACCGAAAAACTGGCCAGACCCGCTCACCGTCCCAACCCGATTTTCACTATCCGCCTCAACGTCAATTCCGAAACCCTCCTGGTCCATGCCTGTGAAACCCTTGCCTCAGCCAACGTGATGGCCACCGAGTTGTCATCCTCCCTGACCGGCCCGACGTGCAATCTGGTGTTGGGCATCCAGCAGATGATTGTGCTGGCAGAGCTGTCCGTGAATCGCGTGCTGGATCATCTCGATCCGCAGCAGTAG